CGTCACCGCCTGTTGCCAATGAGGTCGCACCGGTCGCAAAGACCAGAAACCCGATCGCCACGGCCAGGACACCCGTGCCAACGATTACTTCAGTTGTGTTCTCAGACATATCAGCCCCCAGCAAACTGTCGCTGCTATTCTGGCGACCAGGCCTCGTAATCCTGACGGACTTTCGGCTCGGCGCGTCGCAGAGAGCCTTGTGGCGCGTAGGCCATTGTCGTCCCCGTCAGGTTCGGTTGGTGCGGTTTTTCCCAAGTTTTATGGGCAATTGGGGCTTTGGTCGGTGGCTCATCCCAAGTGTGATGCAGCCAGCCATGCCAATCGGGACTAACGCGCGACGCTTCCGCCTCTCCGTTGAAGATCACCCAACGACGTTTGCCGTCTGCGGTCTGATAGAAGATGTTCCCGCCTTCGTCCTCGCCCACCCTGACGCCCTTGCGCCATGTAAAAAGCTGCGTGTTCAGCGTTTGGCCGTTCCACCAAGTCACTGCGCGAAGAAGAGTGTTGAGAATGCCCATGTCGG
Above is a window of Litoreibacter janthinus DNA encoding:
- a CDS encoding NADH:ubiquinone oxidoreductase subunit NDUFA12 produces the protein MGILNTLLRAVTWWNGQTLNTQLFTWRKGVRVGEDEGGNIFYQTADGKRRWVIFNGEAEASRVSPDWHGWLHHTWDEPPTKAPIAHKTWEKPHQPNLTGTTMAYAPQGSLRRAEPKVRQDYEAWSPE